A stretch of Amycolatopsis balhimycina FH 1894 DNA encodes these proteins:
- a CDS encoding SpoIIE family protein phosphatase: MIGDGQLPAEDQGVPVLAPPAEVSANLARLAGTVARLRGEVDHAHAVADGRALIELAKGVLMERLRCTPSDAAKQLESLAGRSGLTSLEFAAEIVGEAAEDRISEVAQEFLARAEGEDSVAVRLRTAESGVLAAGDTQRVAESILEHALRPLGATAVAVWLAGPDGSLTLAGSAGFSAEEAARWRYVPPGVATPARSALIERDTVWQPTLAGAGLPSIGQHTLAEGGRVAVPTGTGGRIIGVVEMCWPQPLPAEPGRLRRQLEALAELCAHTLDTWDGVVAPVAADGSGDFLGELVDFVDGLHDPAVLLSPCLDGGRLSDFRIHHANVRFADPGGRPRSRIVGTRLLETYPLAAEESGLLDKIHRVYATGEPFRADNMAVTTLVDQVPLTVLTDISVTRFAGNVLMILRIQDDAAKLAVLLQHAQRLGRIGGFEENVVTGAITWNTELFALYGLPLNATPLSLHELAAHAHPDDAQAIGRFLRAVLHHKRPSSTAFRLQRSDGVARHIRVVAEPVADGRGELVAVRGAYQDVSSQHWTEVALAATRDRLAETEQHAMERNRLALQLQHAIMPPAKGPIDMPGLRAAVRYRPAEKEHLVGGDWYDAVALPTGEVLLCVGDVAGHGIDAATGMVSLRNALRGLAATGAGPAQLLTWLNLVAYHLTDHVTATAVAAVYDPAHRKLRWARAGHLPPIVRHRNGEATTLPLIRGSLLGAVQDVVYQEEELQLAEGDILLIYTDGLIERRDRPVQESVSRLVTLVDGHDGGLENQLDRLLTYSTADTDDDTCVVGIEVTTAFPASS, translated from the coding sequence GTGATCGGCGACGGGCAGTTGCCTGCCGAGGACCAGGGCGTTCCGGTGCTCGCCCCGCCGGCCGAGGTGTCGGCCAACCTCGCCCGGCTCGCCGGCACCGTCGCCCGCCTGCGCGGCGAGGTCGACCACGCGCACGCCGTCGCCGACGGCCGCGCGCTGATCGAGCTGGCCAAGGGCGTGCTGATGGAGCGGCTGCGCTGCACGCCGTCGGACGCGGCGAAGCAGCTGGAAAGCCTCGCCGGACGCTCGGGATTGACGTCGCTGGAGTTCGCGGCCGAGATCGTCGGCGAGGCCGCCGAAGACCGCATCAGCGAGGTGGCCCAGGAGTTCCTGGCCCGCGCCGAGGGTGAAGACTCCGTCGCGGTCCGCTTGCGCACGGCGGAAAGCGGCGTACTCGCGGCGGGGGACACCCAGCGCGTCGCGGAGTCCATTTTGGAGCACGCGCTACGGCCGCTCGGCGCCACCGCCGTCGCGGTGTGGCTCGCCGGTCCCGACGGATCGCTCACCCTGGCCGGCTCGGCCGGGTTTTCGGCCGAGGAAGCGGCCCGCTGGCGCTACGTCCCGCCCGGCGTCGCGACGCCGGCCCGCAGCGCGCTGATCGAGCGGGACACGGTCTGGCAGCCGACCCTCGCCGGCGCGGGCCTGCCGTCGATCGGGCAGCACACGCTGGCCGAAGGCGGGCGCGTCGCCGTGCCCACCGGGACCGGCGGCCGGATCATCGGCGTCGTCGAGATGTGCTGGCCGCAGCCGCTGCCCGCCGAACCCGGGCGGCTCCGGCGGCAGCTGGAAGCGCTGGCCGAGCTGTGCGCGCACACGCTCGACACCTGGGACGGCGTGGTCGCCCCGGTCGCCGCCGACGGCTCGGGCGACTTCCTCGGGGAGCTGGTGGACTTCGTCGACGGCCTGCACGACCCGGCCGTGCTGCTCTCGCCGTGCCTCGACGGCGGCAGGCTCAGCGATTTCCGCATCCACCACGCCAACGTCCGGTTCGCCGACCCGGGCGGGCGGCCGCGGAGCCGGATCGTCGGCACCCGGCTGCTGGAGACGTACCCGCTCGCGGCCGAGGAAAGCGGCCTGCTGGACAAGATCCACCGCGTCTACGCCACCGGCGAGCCGTTCCGCGCGGACAACATGGCGGTCACCACCCTCGTCGACCAGGTGCCGCTGACCGTGCTCACCGACATCAGCGTCACGCGCTTCGCCGGCAACGTGCTGATGATCCTGCGCATCCAGGACGACGCGGCGAAGCTCGCCGTGCTGCTGCAGCACGCCCAGCGGCTCGGCCGCATCGGCGGCTTCGAAGAGAACGTCGTCACCGGCGCGATCACCTGGAACACCGAGCTGTTCGCGCTGTACGGCCTGCCGCTGAACGCCACGCCGCTGTCGCTGCACGAACTGGCCGCGCACGCGCACCCCGACGACGCGCAGGCGATCGGCCGGTTCCTGCGCGCGGTGCTGCACCACAAGAGGCCGTCGTCGACGGCGTTCCGGCTGCAGCGCTCCGACGGCGTCGCCCGGCACATCCGCGTGGTCGCCGAGCCGGTCGCCGACGGACGGGGCGAGCTGGTCGCGGTCCGCGGTGCCTACCAGGACGTTTCGTCGCAGCACTGGACCGAGGTGGCGCTGGCCGCGACGCGGGACAGGCTGGCCGAAACCGAGCAGCACGCGATGGAGCGCAACCGGCTCGCGCTGCAGCTGCAGCACGCGATCATGCCGCCGGCCAAGGGCCCGATCGACATGCCGGGCCTGCGGGCGGCGGTCCGCTACCGCCCCGCGGAGAAGGAGCACCTGGTCGGCGGCGACTGGTACGACGCGGTCGCGCTGCCGACCGGCGAGGTGCTGCTGTGCGTCGGCGACGTCGCCGGGCACGGCATCGACGCGGCGACCGGGATGGTGAGCCTCCGCAACGCCCTGCGCGGCCTCGCGGCGACCGGCGCCGGGCCGGCGCAGCTGCTGACCTGGCTGAACCTGGTGGCCTACCACCTCACCGACCACGTCACGGCGACCGCCGTCGCGGCCGTCTACGACCCGGCTCACCGGAAGCTGCGCTGGGCGCGGGCGGGGCACCTGCCGCCGATCGTCCGGCACCGCAACGGCGAGGCGACGACCCTGCCGCTGATCCGCGGTTCCCTGCTCGGCGCGGTCCAGGACGTCGTCTACCAGGAGGAGGAGCTGCAGCTCGCCGAGGGCGACATCCTGCTGATCTACACCGACGGCCTGATCGAGCGCCGCGACCGGCCGGTCCAGGAATCGGTGTCCCGCCTGGTGACCCTGGTCGACGGCCACGACGGCGGTCTCGAAAACCAGCTGGACAGGCTGCTGACCTACAGCACGGCCGACACCGACGACGACACGTGCGTGGTCGGCATCGAGGTCACCACAGCGTTCCCCGCAAGTTCGTGA
- a CDS encoding calcium:proton antiporter — protein sequence MAALRSFLLSWTSVTPLLGILVLALAWGRDLGPVFVALVAVALGATVLAAVHHAEVVAHRAGEPFGSLVLAVAVTVIEVALIVTMMVSGGPETGSLARDTVFAAVMITTNGIVGISLLVGARRYGATLFNPEGSGAALATVATLATLSLVLPAFTSSTPGPAFSPTQLTFAALASLALYGTFVLTQTVRHRDFFLPVAADGAVKEDDHAVPPSNRAALGSLGLLLVALVAVVGLAKVESPAIEAGVRAAGFPQSFVGVVIALLVLLPETLAAVRAAQRDRMQISLNLAYGSAIASIGLTIPAIALASVWLPGRLLLGLGSTQIVLLALTVVVSVLTVVPGRATRLQGGVHLVLLAGFLVLAVNP from the coding sequence ATGGCCGCACTGAGATCCTTCCTGCTGTCCTGGACCTCCGTCACTCCCCTGCTCGGCATCCTCGTCCTGGCGCTCGCCTGGGGCCGCGACCTCGGGCCGGTCTTCGTGGCCCTCGTCGCCGTCGCACTGGGCGCCACCGTGCTCGCCGCGGTGCACCACGCCGAGGTCGTCGCGCACCGCGCCGGGGAACCGTTCGGGTCGCTCGTCCTCGCGGTCGCGGTCACCGTCATCGAGGTCGCGCTGATCGTCACGATGATGGTCTCCGGCGGCCCGGAAACCGGCTCGCTGGCGCGGGACACCGTGTTCGCGGCGGTGATGATCACGACGAACGGGATCGTCGGCATCTCGCTGCTCGTCGGCGCCCGGCGTTACGGCGCGACGCTGTTCAACCCGGAGGGCAGCGGCGCCGCGCTGGCCACGGTCGCGACCCTGGCCACGCTGAGCCTCGTGCTGCCGGCGTTCACCTCCAGCACGCCCGGACCGGCGTTCTCCCCGACGCAGCTGACTTTCGCCGCGCTCGCGTCCCTGGCGCTGTACGGGACGTTCGTGCTGACCCAGACGGTCCGGCACCGCGACTTCTTCCTCCCGGTGGCCGCCGACGGCGCGGTCAAGGAGGACGACCACGCCGTCCCGCCGTCGAACCGGGCGGCACTGGGCAGCCTGGGGCTCTTGCTGGTCGCACTCGTCGCGGTCGTCGGGCTGGCCAAGGTGGAGTCGCCGGCGATCGAAGCCGGCGTGCGCGCCGCGGGGTTCCCGCAGTCGTTCGTCGGCGTGGTGATCGCGCTCCTGGTACTGCTGCCGGAGACCCTGGCCGCGGTGCGCGCGGCCCAGCGCGACCGGATGCAGATCAGCCTCAACCTGGCCTACGGCTCGGCGATCGCGAGCATCGGCTTGACGATCCCCGCCATCGCGCTCGCGTCGGTGTGGCTGCCGGGACGGCTGCTGCTCGGCCTCGGCTCGACGCAGATCGTCCTGCTGGCACTGACGGTGGTGGTGAGCGTCCTGACGGTCGTCCCCGGCCGGGCGACCCGCCTCCAGGGCGGCGTGCACCTGGTCCTGCTGGCCGGCTTCCTCGTCCTGGCCGTCAACCCCTGA
- a CDS encoding urea carboxylase-associated family protein, protein MASPPAAYRGPALDVDRLFYRRLAGEEGRELVEAFEVPIRSGRAWRVPRGHLCRLRTIDGPQVGDLNLWHADDPRERFWAARTRQLQRAHVSTFDRLWSTLPFLRPLATITADTLTGHGADGDGGRVHDLLGTRCDPYVNRVLTGEDFDFHCHSNLVRAVAPFGLTEFDVHDVLNVFQCTGLNDDDRYFMKASPARPGDHFEFFAEVDLLCALSACPGGDLSVPLWGPDARDPIGTCHPLGVEVFAPRAELLADWRPPERAAYRGLHGVRLPEWTGESPR, encoded by the coding sequence ATGGCTTCACCCCCAGCCGCCTACCGGGGCCCTGCCCTCGACGTCGACCGGCTCTTCTACCGGCGGCTCGCCGGGGAAGAGGGCCGGGAACTCGTCGAGGCGTTCGAGGTCCCCATCCGCTCGGGACGCGCGTGGCGGGTGCCGCGCGGGCACCTGTGCCGCCTGCGGACCATCGACGGACCGCAGGTCGGCGACCTCAACCTGTGGCACGCCGACGACCCGCGCGAACGGTTCTGGGCGGCGCGCACCCGGCAACTGCAGCGCGCCCACGTCAGCACCTTCGACCGCCTGTGGTCGACCCTGCCGTTCCTGCGCCCGCTGGCCACGATCACCGCCGACACCCTCACCGGTCACGGCGCCGACGGCGACGGCGGCCGCGTCCACGACCTGCTCGGCACCCGCTGCGACCCGTACGTCAACCGGGTGCTCACCGGTGAGGACTTCGACTTCCACTGCCACTCGAACCTGGTCCGCGCCGTCGCGCCGTTCGGCCTGACCGAGTTCGACGTGCACGACGTCCTCAACGTCTTCCAGTGCACCGGCCTCAACGACGACGACCGCTACTTCATGAAGGCCAGCCCGGCCCGCCCAGGCGACCACTTCGAGTTCTTCGCCGAGGTCGACCTGCTGTGCGCGCTGTCCGCTTGCCCGGGCGGCGACCTTTCGGTGCCGCTGTGGGGCCCGGACGCCCGCGACCCGATCGGCACGTGCCACCCGCTCGGCGTCGAGGTCTTCGCGCCCCGGGCGGAACTCCTCGCGGATTGGCGCCCGCCGGAGCGCGCGGCCTACCGCGGCCTGCACGGCGTCCGGTTGCCTGAGTGGACCGGGGAATCCCCTCGATAG
- a CDS encoding HNH endonuclease family protein: MPRTRALVLLAVLAGASLSGCKVPDELASGTQSTGTAAAPPISAAEARTQLAALKIAVRGTMDGYSRDEFPHWDKVDANCDTREQVLKRDGKDVKTDAQCAPKSGTWVSPYDGQTWHKATDVDIDHMVPLGQAWISGAKSWTRQRREQFANDLVRPQLKAVTDNVNEQKSDKAPDQWKPPLVSYWCTYATDWVVVKTNYGLTITVPEKKALETMLQHC; this comes from the coding sequence ATGCCGCGCACCCGAGCGCTCGTCCTGCTGGCCGTCCTCGCGGGCGCCTCCCTCTCCGGCTGCAAGGTGCCGGACGAGCTGGCCTCCGGTACCCAGTCCACCGGGACGGCCGCCGCCCCGCCCATCTCGGCCGCCGAGGCGCGGACCCAGCTGGCGGCGCTCAAGATCGCCGTGCGCGGCACCATGGACGGCTACTCCCGTGACGAGTTCCCGCACTGGGACAAGGTCGACGCCAACTGCGACACCCGCGAGCAGGTCCTCAAGCGAGACGGCAAGGACGTCAAGACCGACGCGCAGTGCGCCCCCAAGTCCGGCACCTGGGTCAGCCCCTACGACGGCCAGACCTGGCACAAAGCGACCGATGTGGACATCGACCACATGGTGCCGCTCGGGCAGGCCTGGATCAGCGGCGCGAAGAGCTGGACCCGGCAGCGGCGCGAGCAGTTCGCGAACGACCTCGTCCGCCCGCAGCTGAAGGCCGTCACCGACAACGTCAACGAGCAGAAGAGCGACAAGGCCCCCGACCAGTGGAAACCGCCGCTCGTCTCGTACTGGTGCACCTATGCCACCGACTGGGTCGTCGTGAAAACCAACTACGGCCTGACGATCACCGTCCCGGAGAAGAAGGCGCTGGAGACCATGCTGCAGCACTGCTAG
- a CDS encoding fructosamine kinase family protein, whose product MSEPATRLTGHAVTGTRRLSGDLTEAVLDDGRVVVVKRGHGTGATAAEAAGLRWLASAAAVPVPSVHGQDEDWLVIDRVPEGRPTAAAAERLGHGLARLHAAGAPAFGAAPPGGPAEAWIGRAPMANATGEDWATWYAEHRVLPYVREAADAGTFGPAEVTLFERACGRLPALAEPPSRLHGDLWNGNVLWDGRDAWLIDPAAHGGHRETDLAMLHLFGCPHLDRVVAAYQEVSPLADGWAERIGAHQLFPLLVHSVLFGQSYAGQAVAAARSLR is encoded by the coding sequence ATGAGCGAGCCCGCGACCCGGCTCACCGGGCACGCCGTCACCGGGACGCGCCGGCTGTCCGGGGACCTCACCGAAGCCGTTTTGGACGACGGCCGGGTGGTCGTGGTCAAACGCGGGCACGGCACCGGCGCGACCGCGGCCGAGGCGGCCGGCCTGCGCTGGCTGGCGTCGGCGGCGGCGGTCCCGGTGCCGTCGGTGCACGGTCAGGACGAGGACTGGCTGGTCATCGACCGTGTCCCGGAGGGCCGGCCGACCGCGGCGGCGGCCGAACGGCTCGGGCACGGCCTCGCGCGGCTGCACGCGGCCGGTGCCCCGGCGTTCGGGGCTGCTCCCCCGGGTGGCCCGGCCGAGGCCTGGATCGGCCGGGCCCCGATGGCGAACGCCACGGGCGAAGACTGGGCGACGTGGTACGCCGAGCACCGCGTGCTGCCGTACGTCCGGGAGGCGGCCGACGCAGGAACGTTCGGGCCGGCCGAAGTGACGCTGTTCGAGCGGGCCTGCGGCCGGCTCCCGGCGCTGGCGGAACCGCCGTCGCGGCTGCACGGCGACCTGTGGAACGGCAACGTCCTGTGGGACGGCCGGGACGCCTGGCTCATCGACCCGGCCGCCCACGGCGGGCACCGCGAAACCGACCTGGCGATGCTGCACCTGTTCGGCTGCCCGCACCTCGACCGCGTCGTGGCGGCCTACCAGGAGGTCAGTCCCCTGGCCGACGGCTGGGCGGAGCGGATCGGCGCGCACCAGCTGTTCCCGCTACTGGTGCACAGTGTCCTGTTCGGACAGTCCTACGCCGGGCAGGCGGTGGCGGCGGCGCGTTCGCTGCGCTAG
- a CDS encoding MmcQ/YjbR family DNA-binding protein, whose amino-acid sequence MTVRVNEFERVLGALAEVQRSEARDYSSFSVRGKRFGYHWPRTRTVGLKQTISEQLALVSERPDVFEVQFTAGGFGWVVVYLDRIDVDELAELVYEAWRLSAPEDLVAEVPFTRIARA is encoded by the coding sequence GTGACTGTGCGGGTGAACGAGTTCGAACGCGTGCTCGGCGCGCTGGCAGAGGTCCAGCGGTCGGAGGCCCGCGACTACTCGTCGTTCAGCGTGCGCGGCAAGCGGTTCGGCTACCACTGGCCGCGGACCCGGACCGTCGGCCTCAAGCAGACGATCTCCGAACAGCTGGCGCTGGTCTCGGAACGGCCGGACGTGTTCGAGGTGCAGTTCACCGCGGGCGGGTTCGGCTGGGTGGTCGTGTACCTCGACCGGATCGACGTAGACGAGCTCGCCGAGCTCGTCTACGAGGCCTGGCGGCTCTCGGCGCCGGAAGACCTCGTCGCGGAGGTGCCCTTCACCAGGATCGCCCGGGCGTAG
- a CDS encoding GNAT family N-acetyltransferase, protein MDGERLFCDVALAERIERAEARWVADCSDAARARRGDTVGFARPLAGGIASFAEADSPFDKVAGLGFEGVPDADALDEVERAFAELGAPVQIELCQLADPEVGAFLTDRGYRLESYENVLGRRLGDAVDEVSGDVRPCRDDELETWLAAVADASLVVDTEGLPSHEDFSRETLVTVLRDMAGVRRFLAERDGEFAGGASFRVTDGIAQFAGAATVPAHRRRGVQTALLRARLAAARAAGCDLAIVTTLLGTKSQQNAQRQGFDLLYARAILVKGTSATRSSGAESRQAS, encoded by the coding sequence ATGGACGGGGAACGCCTTTTCTGCGACGTCGCGCTGGCGGAGCGGATCGAACGCGCCGAAGCCCGGTGGGTCGCCGATTGCAGCGACGCCGCGCGGGCGCGCCGCGGTGACACTGTGGGCTTCGCGCGCCCGCTCGCCGGCGGAATCGCGAGCTTCGCCGAGGCGGATTCGCCGTTCGACAAGGTCGCGGGCCTCGGCTTCGAAGGCGTTCCGGACGCCGATGCGCTCGATGAGGTCGAGCGGGCCTTCGCCGAGCTGGGCGCGCCTGTTCAGATCGAGCTGTGCCAGCTGGCGGACCCCGAGGTAGGGGCCTTCCTCACCGATCGCGGCTACCGCCTGGAGTCGTACGAGAACGTGCTCGGCCGACGGCTCGGCGACGCCGTGGACGAGGTGAGCGGGGACGTCCGGCCGTGCCGGGACGACGAGCTGGAAACCTGGCTGGCCGCCGTTGCCGACGCCTCCTTGGTCGTCGACACCGAAGGGCTGCCGTCCCACGAGGACTTCTCCCGCGAGACGCTCGTGACCGTGTTGCGGGACATGGCCGGAGTGCGGCGGTTCCTCGCGGAGCGGGACGGCGAGTTCGCCGGCGGCGCGAGTTTCCGCGTCACCGACGGCATCGCGCAGTTCGCCGGCGCCGCGACCGTGCCGGCCCACCGCCGCCGGGGCGTGCAGACGGCGTTGCTGCGCGCGCGGCTCGCGGCGGCGCGGGCGGCCGGGTGCGACCTCGCCATCGTCACGACGCTGCTGGGGACGAAGTCCCAGCAGAACGCCCAGCGGCAGGGGTTCGACCTGCTCTACGCCCGGGCGATCCTGGTGAAGGGCACCTCCGCGACGAGGTCTTCCGGCGCCGAGAGCCGCCAGGCCTCGTAG
- a CDS encoding putative Ig domain-containing protein, whose protein sequence is MLSAALSAAIGLLGTVAVATPASAAAVCGDQIVGNGGFESGTAPWTQSSGVITAATSAEPAHGGTMDALLGGHGSTHTDTLSQSLTLPAGCASATLSWWSHIDTAETTTRTAYDKLVVQAGSDTLASYSNLDKNTGYVQRTVDVSRYLGQTVTLKVTGTEDSSLVTNFVLDDFSLTTTGTSNPQSPVVTSPGAQSGAVGQAVALQIQASDPQGDALTYSATGLPAGLAIGAATGKITGTPTTAGTSSVTVTAKDPAGNSGSATFAWTISPAPADSTRTPINPTYTVSLTSNTAGDTWTGHQSASFTNGSATALPEVYLRLWDNYHGSCPTTPITVTNVTGGTPSALSVNCTALKITLPAPLAQGQSATIGFDLKIVVPSGADRFGHDGAFNMIGNALPVLAVRDGAGWHLDPYTNNGESFYTVISDFDVTLVHPTSLLTPATGTSTETASGSTTTTHAVAAKVRDFAWASGPFAKITTTSGKGVRVNVYSVSGISTSSANSMLSLAADAIDVHSGRFGDYPYGEVDVVLDNNFWFGGMEYPGFVMDLVSNVALPHELAHQWFYGIVGDDEYNSPWLDESFTDYATDLYRGITGSGCGITWQSSAEKLTNSMAYWDAHSSRYSTVVYNYGKCTLHDLRRLIGDTAMANLLKSYAQSHWYGVSTTAEFKAAAQAAAGSTDLTSFWASHRVEG, encoded by the coding sequence GTGCTTTCTGCTGCGCTCAGCGCTGCCATCGGGCTGCTGGGCACAGTCGCCGTCGCCACGCCGGCCTCGGCCGCCGCGGTCTGCGGTGACCAGATCGTCGGCAACGGCGGGTTCGAAAGCGGCACCGCGCCGTGGACACAGAGCAGCGGGGTCATCACCGCCGCCACCAGCGCGGAACCCGCGCACGGCGGCACGATGGACGCCTTGCTGGGCGGCCACGGCAGCACGCACACCGACACCCTGTCCCAGTCGCTGACGCTCCCCGCCGGCTGCGCCTCGGCGACGCTGTCCTGGTGGTCGCACATCGACACCGCGGAGACGACGACCCGCACCGCCTACGACAAGCTGGTGGTGCAGGCGGGCTCCGACACCCTCGCGAGCTACTCGAACCTCGACAAGAACACCGGGTACGTCCAGCGCACCGTGGACGTGTCGCGCTACCTCGGCCAGACCGTGACACTGAAGGTCACCGGCACCGAGGACTCGAGCCTGGTGACCAACTTCGTCCTCGACGACTTTTCGCTGACCACGACCGGGACGAGCAACCCGCAGTCGCCGGTGGTCACCTCGCCGGGCGCCCAGTCCGGCGCCGTCGGCCAGGCCGTGGCGCTGCAGATCCAGGCGAGCGACCCGCAGGGCGACGCCCTGACCTACAGCGCGACCGGGCTCCCCGCCGGGCTCGCGATCGGCGCCGCCACGGGCAAGATCACCGGTACGCCGACCACGGCCGGCACATCGTCGGTGACCGTGACGGCGAAGGACCCGGCCGGCAACAGCGGCAGCGCAACCTTCGCCTGGACGATCTCGCCGGCGCCCGCCGACTCCACACGCACGCCCATCAACCCCACTTACACGGTGAGCCTGACCTCGAACACCGCGGGCGACACCTGGACCGGGCACCAGAGCGCCAGCTTCACCAACGGGTCGGCGACCGCGCTGCCCGAGGTGTACCTGCGGCTTTGGGACAACTACCACGGCTCCTGCCCGACGACGCCGATCACCGTCACGAACGTCACCGGCGGCACGCCGTCCGCGCTGAGCGTGAACTGCACCGCGCTGAAGATCACGCTGCCCGCCCCGCTCGCGCAGGGCCAGTCGGCGACCATCGGGTTCGACCTCAAGATCGTCGTGCCCAGCGGCGCCGACCGCTTCGGCCACGACGGCGCGTTCAACATGATCGGCAACGCGCTCCCGGTGCTCGCGGTCCGCGACGGGGCCGGCTGGCACCTCGACCCGTACACGAACAACGGCGAGTCGTTCTACACGGTGATCAGCGACTTCGACGTCACGCTCGTGCACCCGACGTCGCTGCTGACGCCGGCCACCGGCACGTCGACCGAGACGGCCAGCGGCAGCACGACCACCACGCACGCGGTGGCGGCCAAGGTGCGGGACTTCGCGTGGGCCTCGGGGCCGTTCGCGAAGATCACCACCACGTCCGGCAAGGGCGTGCGCGTGAACGTCTACTCGGTCAGCGGCATCTCGACGAGCAGCGCCAACTCGATGCTCTCGCTGGCCGCGGACGCCATCGACGTCCACTCGGGCCGCTTCGGCGACTACCCGTACGGCGAGGTGGACGTGGTGCTGGACAACAACTTCTGGTTCGGCGGCATGGAGTACCCGGGCTTCGTGATGGACCTGGTGTCGAACGTGGCGCTGCCACACGAGCTGGCGCACCAGTGGTTCTACGGGATCGTCGGTGACGACGAGTACAACTCGCCCTGGCTCGACGAGAGCTTCACCGACTACGCCACCGACCTCTACCGCGGGATCACCGGCAGTGGCTGCGGCATCACCTGGCAGTCGAGCGCGGAGAAATTGACCAACTCGATGGCCTACTGGGACGCGCATTCGTCCCGCTACTCCACGGTGGTCTACAACTACGGTAAGTGCACGCTGCACGACCTGCGGCGGCTGATCGGCGACACGGCGATGGCGAACCTGCTGAAGTCGTACGCCCAGTCGCACTGGTACGGCGTGTCGACGACGGCCGAGTTCAAGGCCGCGGCGCAGGCGGCGGCCGGCTCGACCGACCTGACGTCGTTCTGGGCTTCGCACCGCGTGGAAGGCTGA
- a CDS encoding phospholipase D-like domain-containing protein, which produces MVPKIKALIVAAGALLALSGGGIVHAAPAAAAGNGMEAIFNNPPENGDRDHSIETRLVQLTDGTPAGAEIHISLYSWTRPALAEAIKAAQARGVRVRIALDGGADDDPANTAMPILKSAGLTQLVFCGTGGDNTGCIAHDGSPHSINHDKLWMFSETEGKKDVVVVGSYNLTTVQGNMFNNALLMYGDPDLYGFYAGHMQKMLAQKKDNNYFTNAGYHKTLTSMVTSYLSPRADSNGGTSEEFATDTWAQLLKYITKYEAGCSLNVVQANIADSRTPVVDELIRIGKLGCKVRIVYDDLGTAALAALKGKPNVTLKRFSTTVNDREITVHSKYMLYTGNYSEKAGRSLVFTGSHNVSGAALRDNDEILIKVENAAISAAYQDNFSTILARAKCSAPPTGTC; this is translated from the coding sequence ATGGTCCCCAAGATCAAGGCGCTCATCGTGGCCGCCGGCGCGCTGCTCGCGCTGTCCGGCGGCGGGATCGTGCACGCCGCGCCCGCGGCCGCCGCCGGGAACGGCATGGAAGCGATCTTCAACAACCCGCCGGAGAACGGCGACCGCGACCACTCCATCGAAACGCGGCTGGTCCAGCTGACCGACGGCACCCCGGCCGGAGCGGAGATCCACATCTCCCTCTACAGCTGGACCCGGCCCGCGCTCGCCGAGGCGATCAAAGCCGCGCAGGCCCGCGGCGTCAGGGTGCGGATCGCCCTCGACGGCGGCGCGGACGACGACCCGGCGAACACCGCGATGCCGATCCTCAAGTCGGCCGGGCTGACCCAGCTGGTGTTCTGCGGCACCGGCGGCGACAACACCGGCTGCATCGCCCACGACGGCAGCCCGCACTCGATCAACCACGACAAGCTGTGGATGTTCTCCGAGACCGAGGGCAAGAAGGACGTCGTAGTGGTCGGGTCGTACAACCTGACCACTGTGCAGGGCAACATGTTCAACAACGCTCTGCTGATGTACGGCGACCCGGATCTGTACGGCTTCTACGCCGGGCACATGCAGAAGATGCTGGCGCAGAAGAAGGACAACAACTACTTCACGAACGCCGGCTACCACAAGACGCTGACCAGCATGGTCACCAGCTATCTCTCGCCGCGCGCCGACTCGAACGGCGGCACGTCGGAGGAGTTCGCCACCGACACGTGGGCGCAGCTGCTGAAATACATCACCAAGTACGAAGCAGGCTGCTCGCTCAACGTCGTGCAGGCCAACATCGCCGACTCGCGCACCCCGGTCGTCGACGAGCTGATCCGGATCGGAAAGCTGGGCTGCAAGGTCCGGATCGTCTACGACGACCTGGGCACGGCGGCGCTGGCCGCCCTCAAGGGCAAGCCGAACGTGACGCTCAAGCGGTTCAGCACGACCGTGAACGACCGCGAGATCACCGTGCATTCGAAATACATGCTCTACACGGGCAACTACAGCGAGAAAGCCGGCCGGTCGCTCGTCTTCACCGGCTCGCACAACGTCTCCGGCGCGGCCCTGCGCGACAACGACGAGATCCTGATCAAGGTGGAGAACGCGGCGATCAGCGCCGCCTACCAGGACAACTTCAGCACCATCCTGGCCCGCGCCAAGTGCTCCGCCCCGCCCACCGGCACCTGCTGA